The Paeniglutamicibacter cryotolerans genome window below encodes:
- a CDS encoding YdeI/OmpD-associated family protein: MPSFTTELLQRGNNVGIVIPDAVLIELGGKRVPVIVTINGEYSYRNTTAVMGGLNLVGLSAAHRAASGFAGGDIVEVTIYRDDAPREVKVPEALSRLLAEDPGATAAWEKLPYSQRKEHARSIEEAKSEDTRARRVHKTLVLLRADS; the protein is encoded by the coding sequence ATGCCCAGCTTCACCACCGAGCTGCTGCAGCGCGGCAATAACGTCGGCATCGTCATTCCGGATGCAGTGCTCATCGAACTGGGCGGAAAGCGCGTCCCCGTCATCGTCACCATCAATGGCGAATACAGCTACCGCAACACCACCGCGGTCATGGGCGGACTGAACCTGGTCGGCCTGAGTGCCGCCCATCGTGCGGCCTCCGGATTCGCTGGGGGCGATATTGTCGAGGTCACGATATATCGCGACGATGCGCCGCGCGAGGTAAAGGTACCCGAGGCGCTGAGTCGTTTATTAGCAGAGGATCCGGGGGCTACCGCCGCATGGGAGAAACTGCCATACAGTCAACGCAAAGAGCATGCGAGATCAATCGAAGAGGCCAAGAGCGAAGACACTCGCGCCCGTCGCGTCCACAAGACACTGGTCCTGCTGCGAGCAGACTCCTGA
- a CDS encoding phosphatase PAP2 family protein, producing MHTSKLHTTAKVISDIGSPTIVATLFLIGLPLIHPEISWAHAALATLFVTLIPTLALILMRHRGMVGDRHVTVRSQRGPIMAVAGLSIILGLVLLVLTSAEKQLFAEVGGIFLGLAVCSAITVFWKVSIHGAVATYVGLMATATIPLVGPVIALLFSSVIGWSRVQLGHHTPAQVLVGQAVGCAVYLAKVLLWGS from the coding sequence GTGCATACCAGCAAGCTTCACACCACGGCCAAGGTCATTTCCGATATTGGTTCCCCGACGATCGTTGCCACGCTCTTTCTCATCGGCCTGCCACTGATCCATCCCGAGATCTCCTGGGCTCATGCGGCGCTGGCGACGTTATTTGTCACGCTGATTCCCACCTTGGCCCTTATTCTCATGCGCCACCGCGGCATGGTCGGGGACAGGCATGTGACCGTTCGATCCCAACGGGGCCCGATCATGGCCGTGGCAGGGCTCTCCATCATCCTGGGCCTGGTTCTATTGGTACTGACCAGTGCCGAGAAGCAATTGTTCGCCGAAGTGGGCGGGATATTCCTGGGCCTGGCGGTCTGTTCGGCGATCACGGTTTTCTGGAAGGTCTCCATCCACGGTGCGGTGGCGACCTATGTGGGACTGATGGCTACCGCCACGATTCCCCTCGTAGGTCCGGTCATTGCCCTGCTGTTCTCCTCGGTCATCGGGTGGTCCCGTGTGCAACTTGGACACCACACCCCCGCCCAGGTCCTGGTGGGGCAGGCCGTCGGGTGTGCCGTCTACCTAGCCAAGGTCTTGTTGTGGGGCAGCTGA
- a CDS encoding M23 family metallopeptidase, translating to MEASKTGGIILVIIIVFLGPVAILLLLVLGTSNSPSATGTCADRAQTPAALPAGNTTVAGFSGTQLKNAALIMDAATDLELPVAAQILGVQAAIGESSLTMIDFGDELGPDSRGLFQQRDNGMWGSYAQRMDPRTSATSFFKALTTVKEWQNLEPSLAIHRVQRNADPNHYTPSRASAVAIVKALSAANLENISASGNCPDASISVKTIGMLRNGTWVSPLPGSTITSGFGSRTCPAGALCNAATTEHKGIDMARGANATVLAPTDMRITVAEQGQGWKAAYGTYVIAKQLDAPGLVFEFHHLVHGSLQVSSGDTVAAGTPLGTEGSTGNATGIHLHFQIATPDAPANKPTFGYAIDPAPILTAQGVL from the coding sequence ATGGAGGCTTCGAAGACCGGCGGCATCATCCTGGTCATCATCATAGTGTTCCTTGGCCCCGTGGCAATCCTCCTCCTTCTGGTCCTGGGCACCAGCAACAGCCCCTCCGCTACCGGCACCTGTGCCGACAGGGCCCAAACACCAGCTGCCCTACCGGCCGGGAATACGACGGTGGCCGGATTTTCCGGCACCCAGCTGAAAAATGCCGCCCTGATCATGGACGCCGCCACGGATCTCGAGCTGCCTGTTGCGGCCCAGATCCTGGGCGTGCAAGCAGCCATCGGCGAATCTTCCCTCACCATGATCGACTTTGGCGATGAGCTCGGACCCGACTCCCGCGGCCTGTTCCAGCAGCGCGATAACGGCATGTGGGGCTCTTATGCACAGCGCATGGACCCACGCACCAGTGCCACTAGCTTTTTCAAAGCCCTCACCACAGTCAAAGAATGGCAGAACCTCGAACCCAGCCTGGCCATTCACCGGGTCCAACGCAACGCGGACCCCAACCACTACACCCCCTCACGCGCGTCGGCTGTGGCCATTGTGAAAGCCCTATCGGCCGCGAACCTGGAAAACATCAGCGCCAGCGGCAACTGCCCCGATGCCTCTATCTCCGTCAAGACCATCGGCATGCTGCGTAACGGTACTTGGGTCAGCCCATTGCCCGGTTCCACCATCACCAGCGGTTTCGGTTCCCGGACCTGCCCGGCAGGTGCCCTGTGCAACGCGGCCACCACCGAGCACAAGGGCATCGACATGGCCCGGGGCGCCAACGCGACCGTACTGGCCCCCACCGACATGAGAATCACCGTCGCAGAACAGGGCCAGGGTTGGAAGGCGGCCTACGGCACCTATGTGATTGCCAAGCAGCTCGATGCCCCGGGGCTGGTCTTCGAGTTCCACCACCTGGTCCACGGCAGCCTGCAGGTGAGCTCCGGGGACACCGTAGCCGCCGGCACGCCCCTGGGTACCGAGGGATCCACCGGAAATGCCACCGGCATCCACCTGCACTTCCAGATCGCTACACCCGACGCGCCAGCGAATAAGCCCACCTTCGGCTACGCCATTGACCCCGCACCCATCCTCACGGCACAGGGAGTCCTCTGA
- a CDS encoding AAA family ATPase gives MTIDQSLIQNKPVISAIINADHTGVLSVNGIEERFAADDAIRMRTLLMTRLFEIAIAHGRPVRVSTMDENGLTGLLVSPDRQVEQEDEPATPDSVQDIGAPSPQTPATAAAMASEVPPPEPISAQGISTAPGTGASISATPDHESASLPPSHLSATSARGPGDPLIAGAAPTTRRALREAESFLSTPPPHPLHAQGVRRWLSAVGINIEPSDAEQEERADIEAVSRHWPGTRTIMVANRKGGANKTPTVKNLAAVFARHGGGGVLAYDGNPEVGTLGWRTEQGDHQGTVLDALQNSTELLAASAVSGDIARYVHHQPADKFDVLRSDDSLVGTHIMTGDDVEIIHQVAAKYYRLLVMDSGNVDRGSDWTSMIAHTNQLVVPTTTMEDRAEAALLMLQALQERDEHAARLARDAVVIISQWQPREHAMAQRIAEGFRPYVRAVLTVPFDPALKSGRIIHDALSPASRRAWLRAAAAVSQGL, from the coding sequence ATGACCATCGACCAGTCTCTGATACAGAACAAACCCGTCATCAGCGCGATCATTAACGCCGATCACACTGGGGTGCTGAGTGTCAACGGCATTGAGGAACGTTTCGCCGCCGATGATGCGATCCGGATGCGCACACTGCTGATGACCCGCCTGTTTGAAATCGCTATCGCCCATGGACGTCCAGTACGAGTCAGCACCATGGATGAGAACGGACTCACCGGGCTGCTGGTTTCCCCGGACCGGCAGGTCGAGCAGGAAGACGAGCCAGCTACCCCAGATTCCGTCCAAGACATTGGCGCCCCAAGCCCTCAGACACCTGCCACTGCCGCTGCCATGGCCAGCGAGGTACCCCCGCCCGAACCGATCTCTGCACAGGGAATCAGCACCGCACCGGGTACTGGTGCAAGCATCAGTGCTACACCGGATCACGAGAGCGCATCGCTACCGCCAAGCCACCTTTCCGCGACCTCCGCAAGAGGACCCGGTGATCCCTTGATCGCCGGAGCGGCGCCAACTACCCGCAGGGCCCTACGGGAGGCAGAATCCTTCCTGAGCACCCCTCCCCCACATCCCCTACATGCCCAGGGGGTCCGCCGCTGGCTCTCAGCTGTGGGCATCAACATCGAACCCTCGGATGCCGAACAGGAGGAGCGCGCGGACATCGAGGCGGTCTCTCGGCATTGGCCCGGTACCCGCACCATCATGGTCGCCAACCGCAAGGGTGGAGCGAACAAAACACCCACGGTGAAGAACCTGGCAGCGGTCTTTGCCCGCCACGGCGGTGGAGGAGTGCTGGCCTATGACGGGAATCCCGAGGTAGGCACCCTGGGCTGGCGCACCGAACAAGGCGACCACCAAGGCACGGTGCTCGATGCTCTTCAGAACAGCACGGAACTACTGGCAGCCTCCGCCGTTTCCGGGGACATCGCCCGGTACGTGCACCACCAACCAGCGGACAAGTTCGACGTGCTGCGCTCCGATGACAGCCTCGTCGGCACCCACATCATGACCGGGGATGATGTGGAAATCATCCACCAGGTCGCAGCCAAGTACTACCGCCTGCTGGTCATGGACTCGGGCAACGTGGACCGCGGCTCGGACTGGACCTCGATGATCGCCCACACCAATCAACTGGTGGTGCCCACCACCACCATGGAGGACCGGGCCGAGGCCGCCCTGCTGATGCTCCAGGCACTACAAGAACGCGATGAACACGCTGCCCGGCTGGCCCGGGACGCCGTCGTCATCATCTCCCAGTGGCAACCCCGGGAGCATGCGATGGCCCAACGCATCGCCGAGGGTTTCCGCCCCTACGTCCGTGCGGTCCTCACGGTGCCCTTCGACCCGGCCCTGAAGTCCGGTCGCATCATCCATGATGCTCTCTCACCTGCTTCCCGGCGGGCGTGGCTACGCGCGGCGGCCGCCGTATCCCAAGGGCTGTGA
- a CDS encoding TrbC/VirB2 family protein: MNPLTRFTARAVNVLTEAKPLPPEVTDAIDTVKLWVQGIGGGIAVIGLLILAITLFFSHRHGQGADFMEKAGWWIAGAVLFGLAGLIAPIFLGF, translated from the coding sequence ATGAACCCCCTGACCCGGTTCACCGCCCGCGCCGTGAACGTCCTCACCGAGGCCAAACCCCTCCCCCCGGAGGTCACCGACGCCATCGACACCGTGAAGCTCTGGGTCCAAGGCATTGGCGGAGGGATTGCCGTCATAGGCCTGCTGATCCTGGCCATTACCCTGTTCTTCTCCCACCGTCACGGGCAGGGCGCCGATTTCATGGAAAAAGCCGGCTGGTGGATCGCCGGCGCCGTACTTTTCGGCCTGGCAGGCCTGATCGCCCCGATCTTCCTCGGATTCTAG
- a CDS encoding SCO6880 family protein produces the protein MSTNPGQDKFGNWLQPTAPGLFGLSLGALTVCGIGTVLVLLALVREAYALALITLLATFLIVLTTLIPFAGSTLFTKVSDRISLAGRNRRGESFYVTGPFSTLPLEAAQRLPGALLNVDTLSGVDGLNRDYTLLHHKAVGKIAAVFGCTPDGAAMQEQSVINNQVAHFGSWISSLSIDTGLAGATIVVDSASESSAGTCAAVRADVAPNAPAFAKRVLNEAVGTLPARSSVLNVYATMIWDAKALGATAKDLSPAVAEIAARLPQQSQMLTRAGAGAPKPLIEAELAEIAHLAYQPARDQELALDALTGLRAARAWDQSGPEFFDDSRGRVVFHDGVASMTLMMTIPPESQITARSFDQLFGPNPKFLRKRVAILYRPVDPGTAARTVNRLVSTADWKISTRRGRATSFDTKNKAVAEQTELELAQGARLALFSLMVTITFEANQDAYRDALNQIKSLMGQLLMPYRFVEHAGSAAFHTTLPFGVLPWTYTTTPLWLRAVL, from the coding sequence ATGAGTACGAACCCCGGACAAGACAAATTCGGCAATTGGCTCCAACCCACCGCCCCGGGCCTCTTCGGCCTGAGCCTCGGAGCCCTGACCGTGTGCGGCATCGGAACCGTCCTGGTGCTCCTGGCGCTGGTCCGTGAAGCCTACGCACTGGCCCTGATCACCCTGCTGGCCACCTTCCTGATCGTCCTGACCACCCTGATCCCCTTCGCCGGAAGCACCCTTTTCACCAAGGTCAGCGACCGGATCTCCCTGGCCGGGCGTAACCGGCGCGGAGAATCGTTCTACGTCACCGGCCCCTTCTCCACGCTGCCCTTGGAAGCCGCCCAGCGCCTCCCCGGCGCCCTGCTCAACGTGGACACCCTCAGCGGTGTGGACGGACTGAACCGCGACTACACGCTCCTGCACCACAAAGCCGTCGGTAAGATTGCCGCCGTGTTCGGGTGCACCCCCGACGGGGCCGCCATGCAGGAACAATCGGTGATCAACAACCAGGTCGCCCACTTCGGTTCCTGGATCTCTTCCCTGAGCATCGATACCGGCCTGGCCGGAGCCACCATCGTGGTCGATTCGGCCTCCGAGTCCTCCGCCGGCACCTGCGCTGCGGTCCGGGCAGACGTGGCACCCAACGCCCCTGCCTTCGCCAAACGTGTCCTGAACGAGGCCGTGGGCACCCTGCCGGCCCGTTCCTCGGTGCTCAACGTGTACGCAACCATGATCTGGGATGCCAAGGCTCTGGGGGCCACCGCAAAGGACCTTTCCCCGGCGGTGGCCGAGATCGCGGCCCGCCTGCCCCAGCAATCCCAGATGCTCACCCGTGCCGGTGCCGGAGCACCCAAGCCCCTCATCGAAGCGGAGCTGGCCGAAATAGCGCATCTGGCCTACCAGCCGGCCCGCGACCAGGAACTCGCGTTGGACGCGTTGACCGGGCTACGAGCCGCCCGCGCGTGGGATCAGTCCGGACCGGAGTTCTTCGATGATTCCCGCGGCCGGGTTGTCTTTCATGACGGGGTGGCCTCCATGACCCTGATGATGACGATCCCGCCCGAATCCCAGATCACTGCCCGCTCCTTCGACCAACTCTTTGGACCCAACCCGAAGTTCCTGCGCAAACGCGTCGCCATCCTCTACCGGCCGGTGGACCCGGGAACCGCCGCCCGCACCGTGAACCGGCTAGTGAGCACCGCCGACTGGAAGATCAGCACCCGACGGGGCCGGGCCACGTCCTTCGATACCAAGAACAAGGCCGTCGCCGAACAGACGGAACTCGAACTCGCCCAGGGCGCCCGGCTGGCACTGTTCTCCCTGATGGTCACCATTACCTTCGAAGCGAACCAGGACGCCTACCGGGACGCGCTGAACCAGATCAAATCCCTGATGGGGCAGTTGCTGATGCCCTACCGGTTCGTGGAGCACGCGGGATCGGCCGCGTTCCACACCACCTTGCCCTTCGGTGTGCTGCCCTGGACCTACACCACCACCCCGCTCTGGCTCAGGGCCGTGTTGTGA
- a CDS encoding ATP-binding protein codes for MKHQRTARGFTGFGGGRWGKVPQPPQWYSTSAQLPGIYPFAAGTSRPNIGTPLGRDMHVGTAVCGDPKIWYDSGLISSPSMMLFGLNGNGKSSLSQRFMYSMAARGIAPAVFDPIKNEHGDAVAAMGGNVIRIGPDSTDRINLLDLGALGDAAAKVGGLLGQEMHRQAVGKAVDAVSLVVQISRGTPLSDSEDAALGELIRSVITRTSHPWMGDLLTAFMDPPPEVLSATVCHDQVQFTSEYRQLHLSLRAVMSGQMGSLVGGRASVRVEVGNPGGFCFDTSSIPESNTKLLSAAMLATWSIGFSSIDAHYELSRHDPSIQWGGYFAMQDEFWYPMRACEGIIDRVDRIGRTNRGKGVAELKITHSPKDFLSLPNAKDRATAKGFTERSGVLGIMALSREDLQDLSQVQPLNEREIDTVAGFNAPPSWKQERAADGRPVPPPGAGKFLLKIPGRVGIAVQMTLTETERAQHITDARSITETHTRAEHHSGADHQAQTAHESGADHGAAAGPHTGAPHTGAPVPSTPVVREPPATAQSHGTTQSQAFNQSLGSAQSPELTRESGLPHMPGLSQEPGSAQEPGFTVGPRPHENEE; via the coding sequence ATGAAACACCAACGAACCGCCCGCGGATTCACCGGTTTCGGTGGAGGCCGGTGGGGCAAAGTCCCACAGCCCCCGCAGTGGTACTCCACCTCAGCACAACTACCCGGGATCTACCCGTTCGCCGCCGGCACCTCCCGACCGAACATCGGCACCCCGCTGGGTAGGGATATGCATGTGGGGACCGCGGTGTGTGGGGATCCGAAGATCTGGTATGACTCCGGGCTGATCTCCTCCCCCTCGATGATGCTCTTCGGACTCAACGGCAACGGCAAATCCTCCCTGTCCCAACGCTTCATGTATTCGATGGCGGCCCGCGGCATCGCCCCGGCAGTGTTCGATCCGATCAAGAACGAGCACGGGGACGCGGTTGCGGCCATGGGCGGAAACGTGATCCGCATCGGACCGGACAGCACCGATAGAATCAACCTGCTGGACCTCGGGGCGCTCGGTGATGCGGCGGCGAAAGTCGGTGGCCTGCTGGGCCAGGAGATGCATCGCCAGGCCGTGGGTAAGGCGGTGGATGCCGTGTCGTTGGTGGTTCAGATCAGTCGCGGAACACCCCTCTCGGATAGTGAGGATGCGGCCCTGGGTGAATTGATCCGCTCGGTAATTACCCGCACATCCCATCCGTGGATGGGGGATCTGCTCACCGCGTTCATGGATCCGCCACCCGAGGTGCTCTCGGCGACCGTCTGCCACGACCAGGTGCAGTTCACCAGCGAATACCGGCAACTGCATTTGTCCCTGCGCGCGGTGATGTCCGGGCAGATGGGCTCACTGGTCGGCGGGAGGGCCAGTGTGCGGGTGGAGGTGGGAAACCCGGGCGGGTTCTGCTTCGACACCTCATCGATCCCCGAATCGAACACCAAGCTGCTCTCGGCAGCCATGTTGGCGACCTGGAGCATCGGGTTCTCCTCCATCGACGCCCACTACGAACTCTCCCGCCACGACCCCTCCATCCAGTGGGGCGGGTACTTCGCGATGCAGGATGAGTTCTGGTATCCGATGCGTGCCTGCGAGGGGATCATCGACCGGGTAGACCGGATTGGGCGCACCAACCGGGGCAAGGGTGTCGCTGAATTGAAAATCACCCACTCCCCTAAGGATTTCCTGTCCCTGCCCAATGCCAAGGACCGGGCTACGGCCAAGGGTTTCACCGAACGCTCCGGGGTGCTGGGGATCATGGCCTTGTCGCGGGAGGATTTGCAGGATCTGAGTCAGGTGCAGCCGTTGAATGAACGGGAGATCGACACGGTGGCCGGTTTCAATGCTCCGCCGTCGTGGAAGCAGGAGCGTGCGGCCGATGGACGTCCAGTGCCGCCGCCCGGGGCAGGGAAGTTCCTGCTGAAGATCCCGGGGCGGGTGGGTATCGCGGTGCAGATGACGCTGACCGAGACCGAGCGGGCCCAGCACATTACCGATGCCCGAAGTATCACCGAAACCCACACCCGGGCCGAGCATCACTCCGGGGCCGATCATCAGGCACAGACCGCTCATGAATCCGGGGCTGATCATGGCGCCGCGGCTGGTCCTCACACCGGCGCCCCACACACAGGTGCCCCCGTCCCGAGCACTCCAGTGGTTCGGGAACCCCCGGCAACCGCCCAATCCCATGGCACCACTCAAAGCCAGGCCTTCAACCAGAGCCTGGGTTCCGCCCAGAGTCCCGAGCTCACCCGAGAATCAGGGCTCCCCCACATGCCCGGGCTCAGCCAAGAACCTGGGTCAGCCCAGGAACCAGGATTCACCGTGGGGCCCCGCCCGCACGAAAACGAGGAGTGA